From the Oscarella lobularis chromosome 13, ooOscLobu1.1, whole genome shotgun sequence genome, one window contains:
- the LOC136194510 gene encoding death-associated protein kinase 1-like isoform X1, producing MADKEKASAELSQISSGEESDWDEQEEERLYRCVENGDLGNVKEILASGKVRFNKVYEDKELHCGEYRIMGRRWTLIHVAVLRREIEILKNFIRQGADINDRFCTILNTSHYYFGESRSYLTPLMLACVIGDMSAVEILLENGANTSSMTIGGDTALKLAFANGRIQIVERLIPKINDYELHEREVPLFFHACFGGQEMVELWLKIMKNEKRKRKQLKPNYKTALTIFNREKTAAIHWAVAGVQIEVVNWLCERGFQLSNTDYWNVFHVLANSNQKEESDQINLLTWLLSRELPLAMIDVAAVEGTPLSLACCSKNFRFAAKLLEYGVQRKFDVHIGRNLLLRVIYSGDRDVAKGISELKIKFSGLGLLAIHDNFVRDRKVFDSFVTEEVLVAGMPGVFHWAAWYGSSLSLDHLLRHGANLEEKDDEGCTPIMRCSTVENLKWFVEHNANYRAVDRNGNSLLLYGMYDSVKISVLEYLLDLCLSLEAENNDGKKPHEVAQGEVQIFLKAKYEKMLSFRLLDSTPVKPECVQTCLVGDPMAGKTTLTNSLCGIAPQSDESQSDELDRTAGVDVHNKQVDGVGLMSIWDFGGDYPFRVAHAILFRFVLTIFLCVVNLDDGKGEKQKEAIAAELRGWLAFLKSARKSIVSGITIVVVGNKRTGDNPDNDMTPSETFRILVDNLVEMFNKSEPIFCLGGVFKVDCKKRQSEAMNLFRCKLKGIRRKLIENADSVPKVSENCRSLIVNSSNAENKLLNLEEFRRTVEELLSRPLIKDVRVESLAQNLHDSGTILYFHALAQIYLQPSVLVTNLLGPILSDPDKFYIIRAVKNDTGRVKRENIKIALELFQEQQRKRNRPFVSFTVDEAIQVMLDLHLICQIEGKDGPHSYHVPCLIKESKPARVWEKRDDMVVYRGRRYRVSHPETDVIPPPLFPVLQSRCAAISRCRMILWKNGFTLEASGQSHLVECLVEITNENDAVDVIVRCWKGGERFAKDMLEDVKRIVESVRNDKANGTPMEWCYLDSDDLQNHSSDVAVYELDDIRRCESSIDIVYARNARDGVYPHIEISRLHLPPRTRDGEPQHQGHSPTDIVCKDLIVANKTDIQKTYKEVKSSHRVETPTEVKAVGMKVKSPDGTAQELELKDYEIAAFDQKKEYRDQAQAMLDAWANAHYKKATRRRLIKAMKDEGLEKAAAGVFSREKEEEEEGATVAFEPRVEILEELGPIKRRKEPGSSSLTEKTIPKPATDEKADSGTSFLPKRTFEWCLLVFIVVAAGGAFLYAGLLPGSRKTSSFASKNSALSKDAKSNLTGATVSMKELEEAIINVGQLKWEDIARKLDWSFEKNTSS from the exons ATggcagacaaagaaaaagcttCAGCCGAGTTGAGCCAAATCTCATCGggcgaagaaagcgattgGGA cgaacaagaagaagagcgtctTTATCGATGCGTGGAAAACGGAGATTTGGGAAATGTGAAAGAAATTCTTGCAAGTGGAAAAGTCCGTTTCAATAAAGTGTACGAAGATAAAGAATTGCATTGTGGAGAATATCGGATTATG GGGCGGCGGTGGACATTGATACACGTTGCAGTGttgagaagagaaattgaGATTTTGAAGAATTTTATCCGACAAGGAGCGGATATCAATGATCGCTTTTGTACTATCTTGAACACGTCGCATTATTATTTTGGGGAAAGTCGG TCTTATCTTACACCTTTGATGCTGGCATGTGTTATTGGTGATATGTCTGCTGTGGAAATTCTTCTGGAGAATGGAGCAAATACTTCGTCTATGACAATA GGAGGAGACACAGCCTTGAAATTGGCATTTGCGAATGGACGCATTCAGATAGTAGAAAGATTAATCCCGAAAATAAATGATTATGAATTGCACGAGAGAGAA gttcctctttttttccacGCTTGTTTTGGCGGACAAGAGATGGTTGAACTTTGGTTGAAAATaatgaaaaacgagaaaagaaaacggaaGCAACTCAAACCAAACTATAAAACGGCG CTTACAATTTTTAATCGTGAAAAAACAGCTGCTATTCATTGGGCTGTTGCGGGTGTACAAATTGAAGTTGTTAATTGGCTGTGTGAAAGAGGATTTCAGCTTTCGAAT ACGGACTATTGGAACGTGTTTCATGTCTTGGCCAACTCTaatcagaaagaagagagtgATCAAATCAATCTCTTAACCTGGCTACTTAGTAGAGAATTACCTCTCGCAATGATAGACGTGGCTGCG GTCGAAGGGACGCCATTGTCTTTGGCTTGTTGTTCGAAGAACTTCAGATTCGCGGCAAAGTTATTAGAATATGGTGTTCAGCGGAAATTTGATGTTCAC ATTGGGAGAAATTTGCTGCTGAGAGTAATTTATAGCGGAGACCGGGATGTTGCAAAAGGCATCTCCGAgctcaaaatcaaattttctgGATTAGGGCTTCTTGCAATACATGAT AATTTTGTACGGGATAGAAAAGTGTTTGATTCGTTTGTGACTGAGGAAGTTCTTGTTGCTGGAATGCCTGGTGTTTTTCACTGGGCTGCCTGGTATGGCTCTTCATTGTCTCTTGATCATCTTTTGCGTCATGGAGCGAATCTGGAGGAAAAAGATGAT GAAGGATGTACACCGATCATGCGGTGCTCAACTgtggaaaatttgaaatgGTTTGTGGAGCACAATGCAAATTACCGAGCAGTTGATCGG AACGGAAACTCGTTGCTTCTGTATGGAATGTATGACTCGGTAAAGATATCTGTTCTTGAATATTTGCTGGATCTTTGTCTATCACTCGAGGCTGAGAATAAT GATGGAAAGAAACCTCACGAGGTAGCTCAAGGCGAAGTGCAAATATTTCTGAAAGCCAAATAT GAGAAAATGTTATCATTCCGGCTTCTTGACAGCACACCAGTTAAACCGGAATGCGTTCAAACGTGTCTTGTCGGCGATCCGATGGCAGGCAAAACAACCCTCACGAATTCTCTGTGTGGCATCGCACCGCAGTCGGACGAGAGCCAATCAGACGAACTTGATCGAACGGCCGGCGTCGATGTTCACAACAAGCAAGTGGACGGGGTGGGACTGATGTCTATCTGGGATTTTGGCGGTGACTATCCGTTCCGCGTCGCGCACGCTATTCTTTTCCGCTTCGTCTTGACCATTTTCTTGTGCGTCGTCAACCTAGATGATGGAAAGGGCGAAAAGCAGAAAGAAGCGATAGCGGCGGAACTGAGAGGATGGCTTGCTTTTTTGAAATCGGCGAGAAAATCAATCGTTTCCGGTAtcacgatcgtcgtcgttgggaACAAGAGAACGGGAGACAATCCGGACAACGATATGACACCTTCGGAGACATTTCGAATTCTTGTTGATAATCTTGTTGAAATGTTTAATAAGTCTGAGCCGATTTTCTGTTTGGGCGGCGTTTTTAAGGTAGACTGCAAGAAGAGACAGTCAGAGGCTATGAATTTGTTTCGCTGCAAACTGAAGGGAATCAGGAGAAAGCTTATTGAG AATGCGGATTCAGTTCCCAAAGTGAGCGAGAATTGCAGATCGCTTATTGTAAACAGTTCTAACGCCGAGAACAAGTTACTAAACTTGGAAGAATTTCGACGCACTGTTGAAGAGCTGCTTAGCCGACCTCTCATCAAAGACGTTCGAGTTGAATCATTGGCCCAAAACCTTCACGACTCGGGAACT ATTCTGTATTTTCACGCTCTTGCCCAAATTTATCTACAGCCTTCGGTTTTGGTAACCAATCTTCTGGGACCGATCCTCTCCGATCCCGACAAGTTCTACATCATCCGCGCAGTCAAGAACGACACGGGCCGAGTGAAGCGAGAAAACATAAAAATAGCCTTGGAGTTATTTCAAGAGCAGCAACGGAAACGAAATCGTCCGTTTGTATCGTTCACCGTGGACGAAGCAATTCAAGTGATGCTCGATCTTCATCTCATTTGTCAAATTGAAGGTAAAGACGGTCCTCACTCGTATCACGTTCCTTGCCTCATTAAAGAATCAAAACCGGCTCGGGTTTgggagaagagagacgacaTGGTCGTCTACCGCGGTCGTCGCTACCGAGTTTCGCATCCCGAGACGGATGTTATTCCACCGCCGCTTTTTCCCGTTCTTCAAAGTCGCTGCGCCGCCATTTCGAGATGTCGCATGATTCTGTGGAAAAACGGCTTCACACTCGAGGCGTCTGGACAAAGTCACTTGGTCGAATGCCTCGTCGAAATAACCAATGAAAacgatgccgtcgacgtgatcGTGCGCTGCTGGAAAGGAGGCGAACGATTTGCAAAGGATATGCTCGAAGACGTGAAACGCATTGTCGAGTCGGTTCGAAATGATAAAGCCAATGGCACTCCAATGGAATGGTGCTATTTGGACAGCGACGATCTTCAGAATCACAGTTCAGACGTGGCCGTGTACGAATTGGACGACATTAGGCGGTGCGAGAGCAGCATCGATATTGTATATGCAAGAAATGCTCGCGATGGTGTGTATCCTCACATTGAAATTAGCCGTCTTCATCTTCCTCCCCGCACCCGAGACGGAGAGCCGCAGCACCAAGGCCATTCTCCTACTGATATTGTGTGCAAAGATCTGATTGTGGCAAACAAGACAGACATCCAGAAGACGTACAAAGAAGTGAAATCATCACATCGGGTGGAAACACCGACAGAAGTGAAAGCGGTTGGCATGAAAGTGAAATCCCCTGATGGTACAG CCCAAGAATTAGAGCTTAAAGATTACGAGATTGCTGCGTTTGACCAGAAGAAAGAATATCGCGATCAAGCTCAGGCGATGCTCGACGCTTGGGCAAACGCCCATTACAAAAAAGCCACTCGAAGGCGTCTTATTAAAGCAATGAAGGATGAAGGCCTTGAGAAGGCTGCTGCTGGAGTATTTTCAA gagaaaaagaggaggaggaggaaggagCGACAGTGGCGTTTGAGCCAAGAG TGGAAATTCTTGAAGAATTGGGTCCCATCAAGAGGAGAAAGGAGCCTGGCTCAAGTTCTTTGACGGAGAAGACTATTCCTAAACCAG CTACTGACGAGAAGGCTGACAGCG GTACTTCGTTTTTACCTAAGCGCACCTTCGAATGGTGCTTGCTTGTTTTTATTGTTGTTGCTGCGGGAGGCGCTTTTTTATATGCTGGCCTTCTTCCTG GCAGTCGAAAGACATCGTCgtttgcttcaaaaaattcagCACTATCTAAAG ATGCTAAATCAAACTTGACAGGTGCCACAGTCTCGATGAAGGAATTGGAGGAAGCCATAATTAACGTTGGACAACTAAAATGGGAAGACATTGCGCGGAAACTCGACTGGAGTTTCGAAAAAAATACAAGTTCATAA
- the LOC136194510 gene encoding death-associated protein kinase 1-like isoform X2, protein MADKEKASAELSQISSGEESDWDEQEEERLYRCVENGDLGNVKEILASGKVRFNKVYEDKELHCGEYRIMGRRWTLIHVAVLRREIEILKNFIRQGADINDRFCTILNTSHYYFGESRSYLTPLMLACVIGDMSAVEILLENGANTSSMTIGGDTALKLAFANGRIQIVERLIPKINDYELHEREVPLFFHACFGGQEMVELWLKIMKNEKRKRKQLKPNYKTALTIFNREKTAAIHWAVAGVQIEVVNWLCERGFQLSNTDYWNVFHVLANSNQKEESDQINLLTWLLSRELPLAMIDVAAVEGTPLSLACCSKNFRFAAKLLEYGVQRKFDVHIGRNLLLRVIYSGDRDVAKGISELKIKFSGLGLLAIHDNFVRDRKVFDSFVTEEVLVAGMPGVFHWAAWYGSSLSLDHLLRHGANLEEKDDEGCTPIMRCSTVENLKWFVEHNANYRAVDRNGNSLLLYGMYDSVKISVLEYLLDLCLSLEAENNDGKKPHEVAQGEVQIFLKAKYEKMLSFRLLDSTPVKPECVQTCLVGDPMAGKTTLTNSLCGIAPQSDESQSDELDRTAGVDVHNKQVDGVGLMSIWDFGGDYPFRVAHAILFRFVLTIFLCVVNLDDGKGEKQKEAIAAELRGWLAFLKSARKSIVSGITIVVVGNKRTGDNPDNDMTPSETFRILVDNLVEMFNKSEPIFCLGGVFKVDCKKRQSEAMNLFRCKLKGIRRKLIENADSVPKVSENCRSLIVNSSNAENKLLNLEEFRRTVEELLSRPLIKDVRVESLAQNLHDSGTILYFHALAQIYLQPSVLVTNLLGPILSDPDKFYIIRAVKNDTGRVKRENIKIALELFQEQQRKRNRPFVSFTVDEAIQVMLDLHLICQIEGKDGPHSYHVPCLIKESKPARVWEKRDDMVVYRGRRYRVSHPETDVIPPPLFPVLQSRCAAISRCRMILWKNGFTLEASGQSHLVECLVEITNENDAVDVIVRCWKGGERFAKDMLEDVKRIVESVRNDKANGTPMEWCYLDSDDLQNHSSDVAVYELDDIRRCESSIDIVYARNARDGVYPHIEISRLHLPPRTRDGEPQHQGHSPTDIVCKDLIVANKTDIQKTYKEVKSSHRVETPTEVKAVGMKVKSPDAQELELKDYEIAAFDQKKEYRDQAQAMLDAWANAHYKKATRRRLIKAMKDEGLEKAAAGVFSREKEEEEEGATVAFEPRVEILEELGPIKRRKEPGSSSLTEKTIPKPATDEKADSGTSFLPKRTFEWCLLVFIVVAAGGAFLYAGLLPGSRKTSSFASKNSALSKDAKSNLTGATVSMKELEEAIINVGQLKWEDIARKLDWSFEKNTSS, encoded by the exons ATggcagacaaagaaaaagcttCAGCCGAGTTGAGCCAAATCTCATCGggcgaagaaagcgattgGGA cgaacaagaagaagagcgtctTTATCGATGCGTGGAAAACGGAGATTTGGGAAATGTGAAAGAAATTCTTGCAAGTGGAAAAGTCCGTTTCAATAAAGTGTACGAAGATAAAGAATTGCATTGTGGAGAATATCGGATTATG GGGCGGCGGTGGACATTGATACACGTTGCAGTGttgagaagagaaattgaGATTTTGAAGAATTTTATCCGACAAGGAGCGGATATCAATGATCGCTTTTGTACTATCTTGAACACGTCGCATTATTATTTTGGGGAAAGTCGG TCTTATCTTACACCTTTGATGCTGGCATGTGTTATTGGTGATATGTCTGCTGTGGAAATTCTTCTGGAGAATGGAGCAAATACTTCGTCTATGACAATA GGAGGAGACACAGCCTTGAAATTGGCATTTGCGAATGGACGCATTCAGATAGTAGAAAGATTAATCCCGAAAATAAATGATTATGAATTGCACGAGAGAGAA gttcctctttttttccacGCTTGTTTTGGCGGACAAGAGATGGTTGAACTTTGGTTGAAAATaatgaaaaacgagaaaagaaaacggaaGCAACTCAAACCAAACTATAAAACGGCG CTTACAATTTTTAATCGTGAAAAAACAGCTGCTATTCATTGGGCTGTTGCGGGTGTACAAATTGAAGTTGTTAATTGGCTGTGTGAAAGAGGATTTCAGCTTTCGAAT ACGGACTATTGGAACGTGTTTCATGTCTTGGCCAACTCTaatcagaaagaagagagtgATCAAATCAATCTCTTAACCTGGCTACTTAGTAGAGAATTACCTCTCGCAATGATAGACGTGGCTGCG GTCGAAGGGACGCCATTGTCTTTGGCTTGTTGTTCGAAGAACTTCAGATTCGCGGCAAAGTTATTAGAATATGGTGTTCAGCGGAAATTTGATGTTCAC ATTGGGAGAAATTTGCTGCTGAGAGTAATTTATAGCGGAGACCGGGATGTTGCAAAAGGCATCTCCGAgctcaaaatcaaattttctgGATTAGGGCTTCTTGCAATACATGAT AATTTTGTACGGGATAGAAAAGTGTTTGATTCGTTTGTGACTGAGGAAGTTCTTGTTGCTGGAATGCCTGGTGTTTTTCACTGGGCTGCCTGGTATGGCTCTTCATTGTCTCTTGATCATCTTTTGCGTCATGGAGCGAATCTGGAGGAAAAAGATGAT GAAGGATGTACACCGATCATGCGGTGCTCAACTgtggaaaatttgaaatgGTTTGTGGAGCACAATGCAAATTACCGAGCAGTTGATCGG AACGGAAACTCGTTGCTTCTGTATGGAATGTATGACTCGGTAAAGATATCTGTTCTTGAATATTTGCTGGATCTTTGTCTATCACTCGAGGCTGAGAATAAT GATGGAAAGAAACCTCACGAGGTAGCTCAAGGCGAAGTGCAAATATTTCTGAAAGCCAAATAT GAGAAAATGTTATCATTCCGGCTTCTTGACAGCACACCAGTTAAACCGGAATGCGTTCAAACGTGTCTTGTCGGCGATCCGATGGCAGGCAAAACAACCCTCACGAATTCTCTGTGTGGCATCGCACCGCAGTCGGACGAGAGCCAATCAGACGAACTTGATCGAACGGCCGGCGTCGATGTTCACAACAAGCAAGTGGACGGGGTGGGACTGATGTCTATCTGGGATTTTGGCGGTGACTATCCGTTCCGCGTCGCGCACGCTATTCTTTTCCGCTTCGTCTTGACCATTTTCTTGTGCGTCGTCAACCTAGATGATGGAAAGGGCGAAAAGCAGAAAGAAGCGATAGCGGCGGAACTGAGAGGATGGCTTGCTTTTTTGAAATCGGCGAGAAAATCAATCGTTTCCGGTAtcacgatcgtcgtcgttgggaACAAGAGAACGGGAGACAATCCGGACAACGATATGACACCTTCGGAGACATTTCGAATTCTTGTTGATAATCTTGTTGAAATGTTTAATAAGTCTGAGCCGATTTTCTGTTTGGGCGGCGTTTTTAAGGTAGACTGCAAGAAGAGACAGTCAGAGGCTATGAATTTGTTTCGCTGCAAACTGAAGGGAATCAGGAGAAAGCTTATTGAG AATGCGGATTCAGTTCCCAAAGTGAGCGAGAATTGCAGATCGCTTATTGTAAACAGTTCTAACGCCGAGAACAAGTTACTAAACTTGGAAGAATTTCGACGCACTGTTGAAGAGCTGCTTAGCCGACCTCTCATCAAAGACGTTCGAGTTGAATCATTGGCCCAAAACCTTCACGACTCGGGAACT ATTCTGTATTTTCACGCTCTTGCCCAAATTTATCTACAGCCTTCGGTTTTGGTAACCAATCTTCTGGGACCGATCCTCTCCGATCCCGACAAGTTCTACATCATCCGCGCAGTCAAGAACGACACGGGCCGAGTGAAGCGAGAAAACATAAAAATAGCCTTGGAGTTATTTCAAGAGCAGCAACGGAAACGAAATCGTCCGTTTGTATCGTTCACCGTGGACGAAGCAATTCAAGTGATGCTCGATCTTCATCTCATTTGTCAAATTGAAGGTAAAGACGGTCCTCACTCGTATCACGTTCCTTGCCTCATTAAAGAATCAAAACCGGCTCGGGTTTgggagaagagagacgacaTGGTCGTCTACCGCGGTCGTCGCTACCGAGTTTCGCATCCCGAGACGGATGTTATTCCACCGCCGCTTTTTCCCGTTCTTCAAAGTCGCTGCGCCGCCATTTCGAGATGTCGCATGATTCTGTGGAAAAACGGCTTCACACTCGAGGCGTCTGGACAAAGTCACTTGGTCGAATGCCTCGTCGAAATAACCAATGAAAacgatgccgtcgacgtgatcGTGCGCTGCTGGAAAGGAGGCGAACGATTTGCAAAGGATATGCTCGAAGACGTGAAACGCATTGTCGAGTCGGTTCGAAATGATAAAGCCAATGGCACTCCAATGGAATGGTGCTATTTGGACAGCGACGATCTTCAGAATCACAGTTCAGACGTGGCCGTGTACGAATTGGACGACATTAGGCGGTGCGAGAGCAGCATCGATATTGTATATGCAAGAAATGCTCGCGATGGTGTGTATCCTCACATTGAAATTAGCCGTCTTCATCTTCCTCCCCGCACCCGAGACGGAGAGCCGCAGCACCAAGGCCATTCTCCTACTGATATTGTGTGCAAAGATCTGATTGTGGCAAACAAGACAGACATCCAGAAGACGTACAAAGAAGTGAAATCATCACATCGGGTGGAAACACCGACAGAAGTGAAAGCGGTTGGCATGAAAGTGAAATCCCCTGATG CCCAAGAATTAGAGCTTAAAGATTACGAGATTGCTGCGTTTGACCAGAAGAAAGAATATCGCGATCAAGCTCAGGCGATGCTCGACGCTTGGGCAAACGCCCATTACAAAAAAGCCACTCGAAGGCGTCTTATTAAAGCAATGAAGGATGAAGGCCTTGAGAAGGCTGCTGCTGGAGTATTTTCAA gagaaaaagaggaggaggaggaaggagCGACAGTGGCGTTTGAGCCAAGAG TGGAAATTCTTGAAGAATTGGGTCCCATCAAGAGGAGAAAGGAGCCTGGCTCAAGTTCTTTGACGGAGAAGACTATTCCTAAACCAG CTACTGACGAGAAGGCTGACAGCG GTACTTCGTTTTTACCTAAGCGCACCTTCGAATGGTGCTTGCTTGTTTTTATTGTTGTTGCTGCGGGAGGCGCTTTTTTATATGCTGGCCTTCTTCCTG GCAGTCGAAAGACATCGTCgtttgcttcaaaaaattcagCACTATCTAAAG ATGCTAAATCAAACTTGACAGGTGCCACAGTCTCGATGAAGGAATTGGAGGAAGCCATAATTAACGTTGGACAACTAAAATGGGAAGACATTGCGCGGAAACTCGACTGGAGTTTCGAAAAAAATACAAGTTCATAA